One segment of Babesia bigemina genome assembly Bbig001, chromosome : II DNA contains the following:
- a CDS encoding WD domain, G-beta repeat domain containing protein, putative has protein sequence MLNTAYWGLPEAATDVNALKEFELKHKIYSLQVGITTNDLEVKVILRALIEPITVFGEGKYERRERLKKVLLYKYDRLFHDKDVANAITASSEAKNLYDVMKAFNIDLSNVFSKKAVFSDLAHQDQTQDAADKELFYTEGDERIKHFRSELANETWARTRKRKEVIHEYRNSTDQFEHKDDVERYASYLTDSLSLAYSHIAAERPLTAAKFAPNMKYIAVGSFCSHINVYHYKPDDNFPLARKLDNGSKEMIHCLDWQCNVNAIYDKKSAIDAVQDHELLLATGGSGGSLSIWRPFPESETEQNPDFCVHKTNLHEERVNRIRFHPFKQVILSSSTDETVRLFDLQGMEELYVQEGHSHSVHGLALNGDGNLVASGDMHGVLIIMDLRTGKHIFQQPVHNGKITAIDFHPINNHIFATAADDNAVKLFDLRKMRPGSSLLAHTKLVSDMEFEPTYGRFLATSSFDTHLKVWDTEDYKCRKVLSNNDAKVMSVNVAPDSSAIVTACYDRTLRIFKPIDASDSSITTGLSSIIHQ, from the coding sequence ATGCTGAACACGGCCTACTGGGGGCTGCCGGAAGCGGCGACTGACGTAAACGCCCTCAAGGAGTTTGAATTGAAGCACAAAATATACAGCTTACAGGTCGGCATAACGACAAATGACCTGGAAGTCAAGGTGATCCTCAGGGCTCTCATAGAACCCATTACCGTTTTCGGGGAAGGAAAGTACGAGCGAAGGGAAAGGCTCAAAAAGGTGCTGCTTTACAAGTACGACAGGCTGTTCCATGATAAGGATGTAGCGAACGCAATCACCGCCTCAAGTGAGGCCAAGAACCTCTACGATGTTATGAAGGCTTTCAACATCGATCTATCGAATGTCTTCTCGAAGAAGGCGGTTTTCTCGGATTTAGCGCATCAGGACCAAACTCAGGATGCGGCTGACAAGGAACTGTTTTATACGGAAGGTGACGAACGGATAAAGCATTTCCGCAGCGAACTCGCCAACGAGACGTGGGCTAGGACACGAAAGCGCAAGGAGGTGATCCACGAATATCGGAACAGTACAGATCAGTTCGAACATAAGGACGATGTGGAGAGGTATGCGAGCTATTTAACGGATTCGCTTTCGCTCGCATACTCGCATATCGCTGCCGAAAGGCCGCTAACGGCTGCGAAATTCGCGCCAAACATGAAGTACATCGCAGTTGGCAGCTTTTGTAGCCACATCAACGTCTACCATTACAAGCCTGACGATAACTTCCCACTTGCAAGGAAGCTGGACAATGGCTCAAAGGAAATGATCCATTGCCTGGATTGGCAGTGCAACGTTAACGCCATATATGACAAAAAGTCCGCCATAGACGCTGTTCAAGACCATGAGTTGTTACTTGCTACAGGCGGCTCAGGCGGCAGTCTCTCCATATGGCGGCCATTTCCAGAGTCGGAAACCGAACAGAATCCAGACTTCTGCGTACACAAAACTAATTTACACGAGGAAAGGGTCAATCGCATTCGTTTCCACCCCTTCAAACAAGTTATACTAAGTTCCTCAACGGACGAGACCGTCAGACTATTCGACCTGCAGGGCATGGAAGAGTTGTACGTCCAGGAGGGGCACAGCCACAGCGTGCACGGGCTGGCACTCAACGGCGATGGCAATCTCGTTGCTTCGGGGGACATGCATGGTGTTCTAATTATTATGGACCTAAGGACTGGCAAACACATCTTCCAGCAACCTGTGCACAACGGCAAGATCACTGCAATTGACTTCCATCCCATCAACAACCACATATTCGCAACTGCTGCAGACGACAATGCTGTAAAACTGTTCGACTTGAGGAAGATGCGCCCAGGCAGTTCGCTCCTCGCACATACCAAGCTCGTCAGTGACATGGAGTTCGAACCAACATACGGACGATTCCTCGCCACAAGCTCGTTCGACACCCACCTTAAAGTATGGGACACCGAAGACTACAAATGCAGAAAAGTGCTCTCCAACAATGACGCAAAAGTCATGAGCGTGAATGTCGCTCCTGATTCTTCTGCCATCGTCACAGCGTGCTACGACCGCACGCTGCGTATATTCAAGCCGATCGACGCATCGGACAGCTCAATCACAACGGGGCTATCAAGCATCATACACCAGTAA
- a CDS encoding Monocarboxylate transporter 1 encodes MAEAVVPSTSEECTVKKDGVKDNCSKCKCDYSCIGNIFFRKRKKRKEEIKKQAYPYGLSKYVVMCLGCLSICLTSSLYYNWTIFEDLFMRQGALAGLCTEEERKAAKPNTFICDAQRRQISNLYSAIMYTDSFVGSIGGYIGDRFGAYCALLIGQVFGIIAFVMFYLFTQSTIMLYVTFMFWGVSASFALAPTWHYSRMFTFGNNMAVSVITSADNMSMYTPTFFQMIANRYNIGFTGASLTYVFWGILVCIAVTLFFIPKRFIVMDEEEEESDENYELSAMFNEGMMKAVKSARYWLSVTCYVLLCSVRLFYRRSFTLLFFDNEEVTEFLEVSSDFSFAGSFVLGYMNEFFGVVPMMGVTTLMYIAALIAVYFRNFPCAYTSALLFAIAQAGDIQQLITFIDEYFPEHESTLMGLANIVNTIFGLLLQYTFNHVFDWLGPRITVFVMILILGGVLVICYIIELGMSHDNDEEEEEEDKKEENQKESIAEKEEMDYNPLGPKILLYNIFGAFLSFPYFASLCTAVAINNMNQEDKIEESELEDRVVRKLEKDQFYVSMDRVVELCSAVFYTSLIVLLGCIFEFSRRTELMQTHNCILLLMSILIGCAGGTSLLLPYTQIFSVMPPIVTVALTVVPPLSLVVFGWVDRRDAFSFTIMCTLVGVYGFVLFMAGNIMLYMNALMGARFGKPAHSLMGWSNLGMGYFYTLLIIYTIRELYTGDCNIGGYIIVMGMQCAISVFATLVLYLHLSHEQQYFYVKCKNDAENSEKCPTEESGNCKHDDGSATHVDYFVKNNDGGCNHRLLKFRSQYSQEFEKIRNPDYGLLKMEYSTKGILKPDHHLLFLAISVLISLSDASMAFLAPGLFVHMTLMTVSAYFTVRLLFAFLDDEIEKAVKDAATYLGYIWGALLSICIALFVLNAYQLKWLTVEEIPKSTYIIFCVSYCARMWLNAIVQHHIISRLEQFKMVKWESKSEHAHNTVMYMNLGHCGGLGVLTYLCYRYFT; translated from the coding sequence ATGGCGGAAGCGGTTGTGCCCTCCACGTCGGAGGAATGTACTGTCAAGAAAGACGGTGTGAAAGATAATTGTAGCAAGTGCAAGTGTGATTATTCATGTATCGGAAACATATTCTTCCGCAAACGAAAGAAACGCAAGGAGGAGATCAAAAAGCAAGCCTATCCTTATGGTCTTAGCAAGTATGTTGTAATGTGTCTGGGATGTCTTTCGATTTGTTTAACATCAAGTTTGTACTACAACTGGACTATCTTCGAGGACCTGTTCATGAGGCAGGGCGCCTTGGCGGGATTGTGTACGGAAGAGGAACGCAAAGCAGCAAAACCCAACACTTTTATTTGTGATGCTCAGCGTCGTCAGATCTCTAACCTGTATTCCGCAATCATGTACACTGATTCTTTTGTGGGTTCCATTGGAGGTTACATAGGAGATCGTTTCGGTGCGTACTGCGCACTCCTCATAGGTCAAGTTTTTGGTATCATCGCTTTCGTGATGTTTTACCTGTTTACGCAGTCAACGATCATGTTGTATGTAACATTTATGTTCTGGGGCGTGTCGGCTTCTTTCGCTCTGGCGCCGACGTGGCACTATTCCCGTATGTTTACGTTCGGTAACAACATGGCTGTGAGTGTCATCACCTCCGCCGACAACATGAGTATGTATACACCAACGTTTTTTCAAATGATCGCGAACCGCTACAACATCGGTTTCACTGGAGCTTCTCTGACCTACGTTTTCTGGGGAATTTTGGTATGCATCGCCGTTACACTATTCTTCATTCCCAAGCGTTTTATTGTTATGgatgaagaagaagaagagAGTGACGAAAACTATGAGCTTTCCGCAATGTTTAATGAAGGTATGATGAAGGCTGTGAAGAGCGCTCGTTACTGGTTGTCGGTCACCTGTTATGTACTTCTTTGTTCCGTACGTCTCTTCTATCGTCGGTCCTTTACGCTACTATTCTTTGATAATGAAGAGGTGACTGAGTTTTTGGAAGTGAGCTCTGATTTCTCATTCGCAGGGAGTTTCGTGTTAGGGTATATGAACGAGTTCTTTGGTGTGGTGCCTATGATGGGGGTCACCACGCTTATGTATATCGCCGCGTTAATAGCTGTATATTTCCGCAATTTCCCATGCGCATACACTTCAGCGTTACTGTTCGCCATTGCGCAGGCAGGTGATATCCAACAACTGATTACCTTCATCGACGAGTACTTCCCAGAGCACGAATCCACACTAATGGGTCTGGCGAATATAGTGAACACAATTTTTGGTCTCCTTTTGCAATACACGTTCAACCATGTCTTCGATTGGTTAGGACCTCGAATTACAGTGTTCGTGATGATTCTGATTTTGGGTGGTGTTCTGGTCATCTGCTATATCATTGAGCTCGGTATGAGTCACGATAATGACGAagaggaagaggaggaagatAAAAAAGAAGAAAATCAAAAGGAATCCATTGCTGAAAAGGAAGAAATGGACTACAATCCATTGGGGCCTAAAATTTTGCTTTATAATATCTTCGGCGCCTTTCTGAGTTTCCCGTATTTTGCGTCACTCTGTACAGCTGTGGCAATTAATAACATGAATCAGGAAGATAAGATTGAAGAAAGTGAATTGGAGGATAGGGTGGTGCGTAAATTGGAGAAAGACCAGTTTTATGTGTCGATGGACAGGGTAGTGGAGCTCTGTTCGGCTGTGTTCTACACCTCTTTGATTGTTCTGTTAGGTTGCATTTTTGAATTTTCTAGGCGTACTGAGTTGATGCAAACCCACAACTGTATTTTATTGTTGATGTCCATCTTGATCGGTTGTGCTGGTGGGACATCGTTGCTCCTGCCGTACACTCAAATCTTCAGCGTAATGCCTCCAATTGTTACGGTGGCGCTAACCGTAGTTCCACCTTTGTCCTTGGTTGTTTTTGGTTGGGTCGACAGACGCGATGCATTTAGCTTTACCATCATGTGTACATTGGTTGGAGTTTACGGCTTTGTTTTGTTCATGGCTGGTAACATTATGCTCTACATGAATGCATTGATGGGGGCCCGTTTCGGTAAGCCTGCACATAGTTTGATGGGATGGAGCAACTTGGGCATGGGTTATTTCTACACTTTGTTGATTATATACACCATCAGGGAACTGTACACCGGTGATTGCAACATCGGGGGCTACATCATTGTCATGGGAATGCAATGTGCCATCTCCGTTTTTGCAACGTTGGTGCTCTATCTGCACCTGAGTCATGAGCAACAGTATTTCTACGTGAAATGTAAAAATGATGCGGAAAACAGCGAAAAGTGTCCCACCGAAGAATCAGGTAACTGTAAACATGATGATGGCTCAGCAACACACGTAGATTATTTTGTCAAAAATAATGATGGCGGGTGTAACCATCGACTCCTGAAGTTCCGATCTCAATACTCTCAAGAATTTGAAAAGATTCGAAACCCCGATTACGGTCTTTTAAAAATGGAATATTCGACGAAAGGAATTCTTAAGCCGGATCACCATCTGTTATTTTTAGCAATATCGGTGTTGATTAGCCTGTCGGATGCATCTATGGCGTTTTTGGCGCCCGGATTATTTGTACATATGACGTTGATGACTGTTTCAGCCTATTTTACCGTTAGACTATTGTTCGCGTTCCTCGACGACGAGATCGAAAAAGCGGTTAAGGACGCAGCTACTTATTTAGGGTACATATGGGGAGCACTGCTGTCAATATGCATTGCACTCTTTGTGCTGAATGCGTATCAGCTCAAATGGCTTACAGTTGAAGAAATACCCAAAAGCACATATATCATTTTTTGTGTTTCCTACTGTGCCCGCATGTGGTTAAACGCTATTGTGCAGCATCATATCATATCACGTTTGGAGCAATTCAAGATGGTAAAATGGGAAAGTAAAAGCGAACATGCTCACAATACGGTGATGTACATGAACCTTGGTCACTGTGGTGGCCTTGGTGTGCTCACCTATCTGTGTTACCGTTACTTCACATAA